In Duganella zoogloeoides, a single genomic region encodes these proteins:
- a CDS encoding aminotransferase-like domain-containing protein: protein MKLYETLAADIAGQIAQGVIREGERIPSVRQTSQHHNLSVSTVIRAFLLLESQGVIESRPQSGYFVRRRPPGAALPTTAPLPPAPAEVARAPSLDISALVLTTLRSIDQGSVPFGSPYPDPALFPWARLNHYATSIGRRGGGRMPLSDLPPGNPELIRQIARRHLDNGLAVDVSDIIVTAGATEAINLCLQAVARPGAAIAVETPTYYALLQAVRRLGMRVLEIATDPQRGIDLAALERAIETDDVAACVVMPNFQNPLGFRMPEECQRTLVDLLARHDLPVIENDVYHELYYGDSHPASLKHFDTHGLVMHCNSFSKSLTNGWRIGWTLPGRCHAQVERLKFLNSPSMPSLPQLAIAEYLRTDGYDYHLRRVRKTLAQQASIMAAAVLRFFPDGTSVSTPAGGYLLWVGLPFGVQALELYARAQERGISLAAGDMFAASGAWRHHIRLNYSYPWNPAMEAAVRTLGLVAGELMEPLRRSG, encoded by the coding sequence TTGAAACTGTATGAGACGCTGGCGGCGGACATCGCCGGACAGATCGCCCAGGGCGTGATCCGCGAGGGCGAACGCATTCCCTCGGTGCGCCAGACCAGCCAGCACCACAACCTCAGCGTCTCCACCGTGATCCGCGCCTTCCTGCTGCTCGAGAGCCAGGGCGTGATCGAAAGCCGGCCGCAATCGGGCTACTTCGTGCGCCGTCGCCCGCCCGGCGCGGCGCTGCCCACGACCGCCCCGCTGCCGCCGGCGCCGGCCGAAGTGGCGCGCGCGCCGTCGCTCGACATCAGCGCGCTGGTCCTCACCACCCTGCGCTCGATCGACCAGGGCAGCGTGCCGTTCGGCTCCCCCTACCCCGATCCCGCGCTGTTCCCGTGGGCGCGCCTCAACCACTACGCCACCAGCATCGGGCGCCGCGGCGGCGGCCGCATGCCGTTGTCCGACCTCCCGCCCGGCAACCCGGAACTGATACGCCAGATCGCCCGCCGTCACCTGGACAACGGGCTGGCCGTCGATGTGTCCGACATCATCGTCACCGCCGGCGCCACCGAAGCGATCAACCTGTGCCTGCAAGCAGTGGCACGGCCGGGAGCGGCCATCGCGGTGGAAACGCCCACCTATTACGCGCTGCTGCAGGCAGTCAGAAGACTCGGTATGCGGGTGCTGGAAATTGCCACCGATCCGCAACGGGGCATCGACCTGGCGGCGCTGGAACGCGCCATCGAGACCGACGACGTGGCGGCGTGCGTGGTGATGCCCAACTTCCAGAACCCGCTGGGCTTCCGCATGCCGGAAGAATGCCAGCGCACGCTGGTGGACCTGCTGGCGCGGCACGATCTGCCGGTGATCGAGAACGATGTCTATCACGAGCTGTATTACGGCGACAGCCATCCGGCGAGCCTCAAGCACTTCGACACGCACGGCCTGGTCATGCACTGCAATTCGTTCTCCAAGAGCCTGACCAACGGCTGGCGCATCGGCTGGACCCTGCCCGGGCGCTGCCACGCGCAAGTGGAAAGGCTCAAGTTCCTCAACTCCCCCAGCATGCCGTCACTGCCGCAGTTGGCGATCGCCGAATACCTGCGCACCGACGGTTATGACTACCACCTGCGCCGGGTGCGCAAAACCCTGGCGCAGCAGGCCAGCATCATGGCAGCGGCCGTGCTGCGCTTTTTCCCCGACGGCACCAGCGTCTCGACACCCGCCGGCGGCTACCTGCTGTGGGTCGGCCTGCCCTTCGGCGTGCAGGCGCTGGAACTGTATGCGCGCGCACAGGAACGCGGCATCAGCCTGGCCGCCGGCGACATGTTCGCCGCCAGCGGCGCCTGGCGCCACCACATCCGCCTGAACTACAGCTACCCCTGGAACCCGGCCATGGAAGCGGCGGTGCGCACGCTGGGCCTGGTCGCGGGCGAGTTGATGGAGCCATTGCGCCGCAGCGGCTGA
- a CDS encoding response regulator transcription factor translates to MNPADIEPLIYLVDDDALLRDAIGSLLRSVGMRVAAYPSVAAFLAVPREDATSCLLLDVRLQGVSGLDFQADLNREGVPLPVIFMTGHGDIPMSVRAMKAGAIDFLAKPFRDQDLLDAINVALQADSARRSRDQALHAVTARYATLTPREREIMALAARGLMNKQIAGEVGTSEITVKIHRGNAMRKMEAKTFADLVRMAEALGLA, encoded by the coding sequence ATGAATCCCGCTGACATCGAACCGCTGATCTACCTGGTGGACGACGACGCGCTGCTGCGCGACGCCATCGGCAGCCTGCTGCGTTCCGTGGGCATGCGTGTGGCCGCCTATCCGTCGGTGGCGGCGTTCCTGGCCGTACCGCGCGAGGATGCGACCAGCTGCCTGCTGCTCGACGTGCGCCTGCAGGGCGTGAGCGGGCTCGATTTCCAGGCAGACCTCAATCGCGAGGGCGTGCCCCTGCCGGTGATCTTCATGACCGGGCATGGCGATATTCCGATGTCGGTGCGGGCCATGAAGGCGGGCGCCATCGACTTCCTGGCCAAGCCGTTCCGCGACCAGGATCTGCTCGACGCCATCAACGTGGCGCTGCAAGCGGACAGCGCGCGCCGCAGCCGCGACCAGGCGCTGCACGCGGTCACCGCGCGCTACGCTACGCTCACCCCGCGCGAACGCGAAATCATGGCGCTGGCCGCCCGGGGCCTGATGAACAAGCAGATCGCCGGCGAGGTGGGCACCAGCGAAATCACGGTCAAGATCCATCGCGGCAATGCCATGCGCAAGATGGAAGCGAAAACCTTTGCCGACCTGGTACGCATGGCCGAGGCGCTGGGGCTGGCCTGA
- a CDS encoding sensor histidine kinase, with product MRRDARTPLLSTLLILSTLLIFILDTFTPLDVAIAVLYVVVVLLSASVWQRRGVLWTCGACLVATALSYVVTHLDVFSVAAVGRMVVSMSAIGIATFLVLRGQEATNALLAREKALRRSQAFLAGSQRISKTGSFSIKTPGGDMFWSDEAARIFDYAPDITPTIDLILARTAPDDRVMVRAAFDRCTECLGSVDLRHRLVMADGSIKYVQVLAEPLFSRDGDCEYLGSITDVTAAVVSEQALHNSQVQLQHATRVTMLGELAASIAHEVNQPLAAISTNGEACLRWMNRPQPDLEEARYTVNAILEASARATGVIKRIRALARRSDPQHLGLDLNLLAEESVDLVRRELNNHRVALVLELEAGLPPVNGDRVQLQQVIINLLMNAIQAMHRCPSGQAVLTLRTERRADGTLWLGVTDTGPGIPPAEMPRLFEAFYSTKPDGMGMGLPICRSIIETHGGRIWAVEHASDTPAGATIVVSLPAMEAA from the coding sequence ATGCGTCGGGACGCCAGGACACCGCTGCTTTCCACACTGCTGATCCTCAGCACGCTGCTGATTTTCATCCTCGATACCTTCACGCCGCTCGATGTCGCCATCGCCGTGCTGTACGTGGTGGTGGTGCTGCTGTCGGCCAGCGTGTGGCAGCGGCGCGGCGTGCTGTGGACCTGCGGCGCGTGCCTGGTGGCGACTGCGCTGTCGTACGTGGTGACGCACCTCGACGTGTTTTCGGTTGCGGCGGTAGGGCGTATGGTGGTCAGCATGTCCGCCATCGGCATCGCCACCTTCCTGGTGCTGCGCGGCCAGGAAGCCACCAACGCGCTGCTGGCGCGCGAAAAGGCGCTGCGCCGCAGCCAGGCCTTCCTGGCCGGCTCCCAGCGCATCAGCAAAACCGGCAGTTTCAGCATCAAGACCCCGGGCGGCGACATGTTCTGGTCCGACGAAGCCGCGCGCATTTTCGACTACGCGCCCGACATCACTCCCACCATCGACCTGATACTGGCGCGCACCGCGCCGGACGACCGCGTGATGGTGCGCGCGGCGTTCGACCGTTGCACCGAGTGCCTTGGCAGCGTCGATCTGCGCCACCGCCTGGTGATGGCCGACGGGTCTATCAAGTATGTGCAGGTGCTGGCCGAACCGCTGTTTTCGCGCGATGGCGACTGCGAATATCTCGGATCGATTACCGACGTCACCGCCGCCGTGGTGTCGGAGCAGGCCTTGCACAACTCGCAGGTGCAGCTGCAGCACGCCACCCGCGTCACCATGCTCGGCGAACTGGCCGCCTCCATTGCGCACGAAGTGAACCAGCCGCTGGCCGCCATCTCCACCAACGGCGAGGCGTGTCTGCGCTGGATGAACCGTCCGCAACCGGACCTGGAAGAAGCGCGCTACACCGTCAACGCCATTCTCGAAGCGAGCGCCCGCGCCACCGGCGTGATCAAGCGCATCCGCGCGCTGGCGCGCCGCAGCGACCCGCAGCACCTGGGACTGGACCTGAACCTGCTGGCCGAGGAGAGCGTGGACCTGGTGCGGCGTGAACTGAACAACCACCGGGTGGCGCTGGTGCTCGAACTGGAAGCCGGCCTGCCGCCGGTCAACGGCGACCGCGTACAGCTGCAGCAGGTGATCATCAACCTGCTGATGAACGCGATCCAGGCCATGCACCGTTGCCCGTCCGGCCAGGCCGTGCTCACGCTGCGCACCGAGCGCCGCGCCGACGGCACGCTGTGGCTGGGCGTGACCGATACCGGTCCCGGCATCCCGCCCGCCGAGATGCCGCGCCTGTTCGAAGCCTTCTACAGCACCAAGCCCGATGGCATGGGCATGGGCCTGCCGATCTGCCGCTCCATCATCGAAACCCACGGTGGCCGCATCTGGGCCGTCGAACATGCGTCCGACACCCCGGCCGGTGCTACCATCGTGGTTTCCTTACCCGCCATGGAAGCTGCATGA
- a CDS encoding response regulator transcription factor — MFQPDPDFSNIAIVDDDESVRVALRSLLRSYGYSAHAYDSAGALLANEALGGYHCVITDLQMPGMSGIELLEQLRRQGSAMPLILMTAFPEAALRKRALSGGASCFLSKPFEANALLRCLRQASGAEPTPPLE, encoded by the coding sequence GTGTTTCAACCAGATCCAGATTTTTCCAATATCGCCATCGTCGATGACGACGAGTCGGTGCGGGTGGCCTTGCGCAGCCTGCTGCGCTCCTATGGCTACTCGGCCCATGCCTACGATTCGGCCGGCGCACTGCTGGCCAACGAAGCGCTGGGCGGCTACCACTGCGTGATCACCGATCTGCAAATGCCCGGCATGAGCGGCATCGAGCTGCTCGAGCAGCTGCGCCGGCAGGGCAGTGCGATGCCGCTGATCCTGATGACCGCCTTCCCGGAAGCGGCGCTGCGCAAGCGCGCGTTGTCGGGCGGCGCCAGCTGCTTTCTGAGCAAACCATTCGAGGCCAATGCGCTGCTGCGCTGCCTGCGCCAGGCCAGTGGCGCCGAACCCACCCCTCCACTGGAGTAA
- a CDS encoding TonB-dependent receptor plug domain-containing protein has protein sequence MRNRNFLALKIKLSVILVSTSWSVFANTKTFTSEKLETADSTPKQVEIFGSKSEVDARRDSIAGKIIIGRKSIEESGVSTAADLLKRHPAVTVSSNGKLGLMGMPGHTQILIDGIPATGGKDPLELDVVHIENIEIVRSAVAEFGPFGSAGTINIVSRKINRRTTNSLRSSIAGGPQGSGADIAWSTSMFETGSPYSYAAQVSLGKSRQHKFESSSLSAQGGGNFMTLVERNATDRREDVRKLLASSTFAWQRDTENKFSVEPSAFVMLSESTASTASAWLPTDRGPSASSEISRSPLHSFSLPLKWELTLPKRAALTLTFSPTRFSYRKDLDREETFVSLPPRSQQNLQGSDRRTDVLRANYSRRLEQHALKAGITQLRNREDTEYRSFLNGLPDASLNTFGTSKTGTDDKISIFAQDEWRFSKLMSINLGISAERRKLDMNEGIFKTRIRYSVISPSANITWRQTTDAKDQIRLGIARTFNSPFNDQLSARPTINVWSPCPAAGLCGANTPDFADTVGNPGLRPERAIGLNLSFEHYIGEDSVITVELFDREFKNAIGKHLQLMPVPWADSPRYVIRPENLGTAWSRGIGLEAQINTAEVWKGMPKIEVRGAVSFAISRISLVPGPDNRVAGQSPWTVKLGTGYGFAVIPLKIGFDMNLSPAVWTRSSEIKRDYKNQRFDLGFDGSWTVDPKTKLRFNIDHLISSNLDGSEQLLDGDGTILLRSASRTVEPKIGLKLEQSF, from the coding sequence TTGAGAAATCGTAATTTTTTAGCACTTAAGATAAAGTTGTCGGTCATTTTGGTCTCCACTTCCTGGTCAGTGTTTGCCAATACTAAAACGTTCACTTCAGAAAAATTGGAAACTGCAGATAGCACTCCAAAGCAAGTTGAAATTTTTGGATCAAAATCAGAAGTTGATGCACGTAGAGATTCGATTGCAGGAAAAATTATTATCGGGCGCAAGAGCATCGAGGAGAGCGGGGTAAGTACGGCGGCGGATCTGCTAAAGCGCCACCCTGCGGTCACGGTCTCCTCCAACGGAAAATTAGGTTTGATGGGCATGCCCGGACACACCCAGATTTTAATCGATGGGATTCCTGCGACAGGTGGGAAAGACCCGCTGGAACTCGATGTCGTGCACATCGAAAATATCGAAATAGTCAGGTCGGCAGTAGCGGAATTCGGACCGTTTGGTAGTGCGGGGACGATCAATATCGTTTCCCGGAAAATAAATCGACGAACGACGAATTCTTTGCGAAGTTCGATAGCAGGTGGACCACAAGGCTCGGGGGCGGATATCGCATGGTCAACCAGCATGTTCGAGACCGGTTCTCCGTATTCCTACGCGGCTCAGGTTTCCCTCGGCAAATCGCGACAGCACAAGTTTGAAAGCTCAAGCTTGTCAGCACAAGGTGGCGGGAATTTCATGACATTGGTGGAACGTAATGCGACGGATCGGCGCGAGGATGTACGAAAACTACTTGCTTCATCGACGTTTGCGTGGCAACGCGATACTGAGAACAAATTCAGCGTGGAACCTTCAGCATTTGTGATGTTGTCTGAATCGACAGCTAGCACTGCAAGTGCATGGCTTCCAACAGACAGGGGTCCAAGTGCATCGAGTGAGATTTCTCGGTCACCGCTGCACTCTTTCTCTCTGCCGCTAAAATGGGAACTAACGCTCCCCAAGCGTGCGGCGCTGACGCTAACGTTCTCTCCCACGCGTTTTTCTTATCGCAAGGACCTGGATCGAGAGGAAACGTTTGTTTCACTCCCGCCGCGCTCCCAACAAAACTTGCAAGGTTCTGATCGACGCACTGATGTACTCAGGGCCAATTACTCGCGCAGGCTGGAGCAACATGCGTTAAAGGCAGGGATAACCCAACTTCGCAACCGCGAGGACACCGAATATCGGAGTTTTCTCAATGGTTTGCCAGATGCCAGCCTAAATACCTTTGGTACGAGCAAGACGGGCACCGATGACAAAATCTCCATATTCGCGCAAGATGAATGGCGTTTCAGTAAGTTAATGAGCATCAATCTGGGCATCTCTGCCGAACGGCGCAAGCTGGATATGAATGAAGGAATTTTCAAGACCCGGATACGCTACTCTGTCATCTCTCCGTCTGCCAATATTACCTGGAGACAGACCACTGACGCCAAAGATCAAATTCGCCTTGGTATCGCTCGCACTTTCAATTCACCGTTCAATGACCAGCTCAGTGCGCGCCCGACCATTAACGTTTGGTCGCCGTGTCCCGCTGCAGGTCTGTGTGGTGCTAACACGCCTGACTTCGCCGATACGGTTGGTAATCCCGGCCTGAGGCCAGAGCGGGCCATTGGCTTGAATTTGTCATTTGAACACTATATCGGTGAGGACAGCGTCATCACCGTGGAATTATTTGATCGAGAGTTTAAGAATGCGATCGGAAAGCATCTGCAGCTGATGCCGGTGCCGTGGGCAGATAGTCCCCGCTATGTCATTCGCCCGGAGAACCTGGGCACTGCGTGGAGCCGCGGCATCGGGCTGGAAGCACAGATAAACACAGCGGAGGTATGGAAAGGCATGCCAAAGATTGAGGTGCGCGGCGCCGTAAGCTTTGCGATTTCGAGGATATCCCTGGTTCCTGGCCCTGACAACCGCGTCGCCGGACAGTCTCCCTGGACTGTCAAGCTGGGTACAGGGTATGGTTTTGCCGTTATTCCGCTGAAAATTGGCTTCGATATGAATTTATCGCCCGCCGTGTGGACCAGAAGCAGCGAAATCAAGAGAGATTACAAAAACCAGCGTTTTGATCTGGGCTTTGACGGTTCCTGGACCGTGGATCCCAAGACTAAACTGCGATTCAATATCGATCACTTGATCTCATCGAATCTCGACGGTTCCGAGCAACTGCTCGACGGCGATGGCACGATTCTGCTGCGCAGCGCCAGCCGTACTGTAGAGCCAAAAATCGGCTTGAAGCTTGAGCAAAGTTTTTGA